The Roseovarius indicus genome has a segment encoding these proteins:
- the guaD gene encoding guanine deaminase, protein MSSETILKGRVLGFTRCPFEGDPADTARLDEAVLIRDGHVVRTGAAAELRSASPEAQVEDMGEAVITAGFVDAHAHYPQTAMIASWGKRLIDWLNAYTFPEEMRFADPAYASEIAGRYLDLTLSNGTTTVASYCTIHPESVEAFFTAAQSRGLRAAAGKTCMNRNAPDALCDTTQSAYDDSQALLETWHGVDRLSYIVTPRFSPTSTPDQLSAMGALWAEHPDCLMQTHLSEQPDEVDWVKSLFPEARDYLDTYEAHGLLGARGLYGHAIYLEPRERDRLREVGAALVHCPTSNTFIGSGLFNMALAKAEGQRVGLATDTGGGSSFSMLRTMAAAYEIGQLTGTALHPAQLYWLATAGSAGAMHMDDKIGNIAPGMEADLIALDLASTPAIAQRAASAEDIWEAIFPTIMMGDDRAIKAVWTGGRRALG, encoded by the coding sequence ATGAGCAGCGAAACCATTCTGAAAGGGCGGGTGCTGGGCTTCACCCGCTGCCCGTTCGAGGGCGACCCGGCCGATACCGCGCGTCTCGACGAGGCGGTGCTGATCCGCGACGGGCATGTTGTCCGCACCGGCGCCGCCGCCGAGCTGCGCAGCGCCTCCCCCGAGGCGCAGGTCGAGGATATGGGCGAAGCCGTCATCACCGCCGGTTTCGTCGACGCCCACGCCCACTATCCCCAGACCGCGATGATCGCCAGCTGGGGCAAGCGGCTCATCGACTGGCTCAATGCCTATACCTTCCCCGAGGAGATGCGCTTTGCCGATCCCGCCTATGCGTCCGAGATCGCCGGCCGTTACCTCGACCTGACCCTCTCGAACGGCACCACCACGGTGGCCAGCTACTGCACCATCCACCCCGAAAGCGTCGAGGCCTTCTTCACGGCGGCGCAATCCCGGGGCCTGCGTGCGGCCGCCGGCAAGACCTGCATGAACCGCAACGCCCCCGACGCGCTCTGCGACACCACGCAATCCGCCTATGACGACAGCCAGGCGCTGCTGGAGACATGGCACGGCGTCGACCGCCTCTCCTACATCGTCACGCCCCGCTTTTCGCCCACCTCGACCCCCGATCAGCTCTCCGCCATGGGGGCGCTCTGGGCCGAGCATCCCGATTGCCTGATGCAGACCCATCTCAGCGAACAGCCCGACGAGGTCGACTGGGTCAAATCCCTCTTCCCCGAGGCCCGCGACTACCTCGACACCTACGAGGCGCACGGCCTTCTGGGCGCCCGCGGCCTCTACGGCCACGCCATCTACCTCGAACCCCGAGAGCGCGACCGGCTGCGAGAGGTCGGCGCCGCGCTCGTCCACTGCCCCACCTCCAACACCTTCATCGGCTCGGGGCTCTTCAACATGGCGCTCGCCAAGGCGGAAGGCCAGCGCGTAGGGCTCGCCACCGACACCGGCGGCGGCTCCTCCTTCTCGATGCTGCGCACCATGGCGGCCGCTTACGAGATCGGCCAGCTTACCGGCACCGCCCTGCACCCCGCCCAGCTCTACTGGCTGGCCACCGCGGGCTCTGCGGGCGCGATGCACATGGACGACAAGATCGGCAACATCGCCCCGGGGATGGAGGCCGACCTCATCGCCCTCGACCTCGCCTCGACCCCCGCCATCGCCCAACGCGCCGCCTCGGCCGAGGACATATGGGAAGCGATCTTTCCCACCATCATGATGGGCGACGACCGGGCGATCAAAGCCGTCTGGACAGGCGGCCGCCGCGCCCTCGGCTGA
- a CDS encoding 8-oxoguanine deaminase: MSEILIRGAGHVMTMNDARDELRGADILLRDGVIAAIGAGLETSGEVVEAGGCVVTPGLVNTHHHLYQTLTRAVPGGQDALLFGWLKTLYPIWAKFGPEEMFVSAQVGLAELALSGCSLSSDHLYLFPNGARLEDTIHAAAEVGLRFHPTRGAMSIGESDGGLPPDSLVEEEGAILEDCIRVIDGFHDASEGAMCRVGVAPCSPFSVSRELMRDAALLARDKGVMLHTHLAENDEDIAYSEAQFGCRPGQYAEDLGWIGADVWHAHCVKLDGAEIDLFARSRTGVAHCPCSNCRLGSGIAPVRAMRDAGVPVGLGVDGSASNDAGNIALEARQAMLLQRVARGADAMSAREALEIATRGGADVLGRPDCGRIAVGKRADIAVWDISGVESAGSWDPAALLLAGPVKVRDLFVEGRSVVREGRIVTVDLPMVVERQNALAQRLMG; the protein is encoded by the coding sequence ATGAGCGAAATCCTGATCCGTGGCGCGGGCCACGTGATGACCATGAACGACGCGCGGGACGAACTGCGCGGCGCCGATATCCTTTTGCGGGACGGGGTGATTGCCGCGATCGGTGCTGGGCTTGAGACAAGCGGCGAGGTGGTCGAGGCCGGGGGCTGCGTGGTGACGCCCGGGCTGGTGAACACGCATCATCATTTGTACCAGACCCTCACGCGGGCGGTGCCCGGCGGTCAGGATGCGCTGTTGTTCGGGTGGCTGAAGACGCTTTACCCGATCTGGGCCAAATTTGGCCCGGAGGAGATGTTCGTCTCGGCACAGGTGGGTTTGGCGGAGCTGGCGCTGTCGGGGTGTTCACTGAGCTCGGATCACTTGTACCTGTTCCCGAACGGGGCAAGGCTGGAGGATACCATCCATGCGGCGGCCGAGGTGGGTTTGCGGTTTCACCCGACGCGCGGGGCGATGAGCATCGGCGAGAGCGATGGGGGGCTGCCGCCGGACTCGTTGGTGGAGGAGGAGGGCGCGATCCTGGAGGATTGCATCCGGGTGATCGACGGGTTTCACGATGCTTCGGAGGGGGCGATGTGCCGGGTCGGGGTGGCGCCCTGTTCACCGTTTTCGGTGAGCCGGGAGTTGATGCGGGATGCCGCGCTGCTGGCGCGGGACAAGGGAGTGATGCTGCACACCCACTTGGCGGAGAATGACGAGGATATCGCTTATTCCGAGGCGCAGTTCGGGTGCCGGCCGGGGCAATATGCGGAGGATCTGGGCTGGATCGGCGCGGACGTGTGGCACGCGCATTGCGTGAAGCTGGACGGCGCGGAGATCGACCTGTTCGCGCGGTCGAGGACAGGGGTGGCGCATTGCCCTTGTTCGAATTGCCGGCTGGGCTCGGGGATCGCGCCGGTCAGGGCGATGCGGGACGCGGGCGTGCCCGTGGGGCTGGGCGTGGACGGGTCGGCCAGTAACGACGCCGGGAATATTGCGCTGGAGGCCCGGCAGGCCATGCTTTTGCAGCGGGTGGCACGGGGCGCGGATGCGATGAGTGCGCGGGAGGCCCTGGAGATTGCCACGCGGGGCGGGGCGGATGTGCTGGGGCGGCCGGATTGCGGGCGGATCGCCGTGGGCAAGCGGGCGGATATAGCCGTGTGGGATATCTCGGGCGTCGAGAGCGCGGGGAGTTGGGACCCGGCGGCGTTGTTGCTGGCGGGGCCGGTGAAGGTGCGGGATTTGTTCGTGGAGGGGCGCTCGGTGGTGCGGGAGGGCCGGATAGTGACGGTGGATCTGCCGATGGTGGTGGAGCGGCAGAACGCGCTGGCGCAAAGGTTGATGGGGTAG
- the mgtE gene encoding magnesium transporter has translation MAEDDAVMEAEPEQEDDAYLLNDRAVARIMYAVDTEDRERLLAELEPLHAADIADLLEQINAFDRRRLIELYGRDFDGDILSELDESIREEVLYTLHPEVLAEAVRDLESDDVVDLVEDLEEDQQTAILDVLEDSDRVAVQHSLTYPEYSAGRLMQREVVMAPEHWNVGEAIDYLRNQDDLPDQFYHIILVDPRLKPVGNVTLGKLMASRREVLLTSLVEETFHVIPVTQDEEDVAYAFNQYHLISAPVVDENERLVGVITIDDAMIVLDEEHEEDIMRLAGVGEGSIADRVIDTTKQRFPWLAVNLVTAILASLVIAQFEEAIATVVALAVLMPIVASMGGNAGTQSLTVAVRAIATKDLTGRNVWRVIRREVLVGLINGLIFAVVMGVIGVLWFGGPELGYVIAAAMVINLVVAGLAGTVIPVILERIGVDPALASGAFVTTVTDVVGFFAFLGLAVVVLL, from the coding sequence ATGGCAGAAGACGACGCTGTGATGGAAGCCGAGCCCGAGCAGGAGGACGACGCCTACCTGCTCAATGACCGGGCGGTGGCGCGGATCATGTACGCGGTCGATACCGAGGACCGCGAGCGTCTTCTGGCGGAGCTGGAGCCGCTGCACGCGGCCGACATCGCCGACCTTCTGGAACAGATCAACGCCTTCGACCGGCGCCGGCTGATCGAGCTGTACGGGCGGGATTTCGACGGCGATATCCTGTCGGAGCTGGACGAGTCGATCCGGGAGGAGGTGCTTTACACGCTGCACCCCGAGGTACTGGCCGAGGCGGTGCGCGACCTCGAGTCGGATGACGTGGTCGACCTTGTCGAGGATCTGGAGGAAGATCAACAGACCGCCATTCTCGACGTGCTGGAAGACAGCGACCGGGTGGCGGTGCAGCATTCGCTTACCTATCCGGAGTATTCCGCCGGCCGCCTGATGCAGCGCGAAGTGGTGATGGCGCCCGAGCACTGGAACGTGGGCGAGGCGATCGACTACCTGCGCAACCAGGACGACCTGCCGGACCAGTTCTACCACATCATCCTTGTCGATCCGCGGCTGAAGCCGGTGGGGAACGTCACGCTGGGCAAGCTGATGGCGTCGCGGCGCGAGGTGCTGCTGACCTCGCTGGTGGAGGAGACGTTCCATGTCATCCCCGTCACCCAGGACGAGGAGGACGTGGCCTATGCGTTCAACCAGTATCACCTGATTTCCGCCCCCGTGGTGGACGAGAACGAGCGGCTGGTGGGCGTGATCACCATCGACGACGCGATGATCGTGCTCGATGAAGAGCACGAGGAGGACATCATGCGCCTTGCGGGTGTGGGCGAGGGCAGTATCGCCGACCGGGTGATCGACACCACCAAGCAGCGCTTTCCGTGGCTGGCGGTGAACCTTGTCACCGCGATCCTCGCCTCGCTGGTCATCGCCCAGTTCGAGGAGGCCATCGCCACGGTGGTGGCGCTGGCGGTGCTGATGCCGATCGTGGCGTCGATGGGGGGCAATGCGGGCACGCAGTCGCTTACCGTCGCGGTGCGGGCGATTGCCACGAAGGACCTGACCGGCCGCAACGTCTGGCGGGTGATCCGGCGCGAGGTGCTGGTGGGGCTCATCAACGGGCTGATTTTCGCGGTGGTGATGGGCGTGATCGGCGTGCTGTGGTTCGGCGGGCCCGAGCTGGGTTACGTGATTGCTGCCGCAATGGTGATCAATCTTGTCGTGGCCGGGCTTGCCGGCACGGTCATCCCCGTGATCCTTGAGCGTATCGGCGTCGACCCGGCGCTCGCCTCCGGTGCCTTCGTGACGACGGTGACGGACGTTGTCGGGTTCTTCGCCTTCCTCGGACTGGCGGTGGTGGTGCTTCTATGA
- a CDS encoding LysR family transcriptional regulator has translation MRNLDMTTLRSFVAVAEQGGVTRAASALNLTQSAVSMQLKRLEELLGQELLDRSNRRIALTGSGELLLTYARRLVDLNDEAVGRLTDEVYEGEIVLGAPYDIVYPVVPQVLKRFNSIYPRVKVHLKSSSTLKLLDAKRRGEADLILTTEEEPGPGGETLTEMPLRWVGAPGGLSWKRKPLKLAFCNVCIFRAGVLRRVDAQGIEWEMVIDSDDDRSVEALISADLAVGALLEDSIPPHLEAIQTGGALPDLGVQRINMYGADSRKDVLGELADMLRQGFAATRGPVAVTA, from the coding sequence ATGCGGAATCTGGACATGACGACGCTGCGATCTTTCGTGGCCGTGGCCGAGCAGGGCGGCGTGACGCGGGCGGCCTCGGCGCTGAACCTGACGCAGTCGGCGGTGTCGATGCAGTTGAAGCGGCTGGAAGAATTGCTGGGGCAGGAATTGCTCGACCGGAGCAACCGGCGGATCGCGCTGACCGGCTCGGGCGAGCTGTTGCTGACCTATGCGCGGCGGCTGGTGGACCTCAATGACGAGGCCGTCGGGCGGCTGACCGACGAGGTCTACGAGGGCGAGATCGTTCTGGGGGCGCCCTATGACATCGTCTACCCGGTGGTGCCGCAGGTGCTGAAGCGGTTCAATTCCATCTACCCGCGGGTAAAGGTGCATCTGAAATCGTCGAGCACGCTCAAGCTTCTGGATGCCAAGAGACGGGGCGAGGCCGACCTGATCCTGACCACGGAGGAAGAGCCGGGCCCGGGGGGCGAGACGCTGACCGAGATGCCGCTGCGCTGGGTCGGTGCGCCGGGGGGCCTGTCGTGGAAGCGCAAGCCGCTGAAGCTGGCCTTCTGCAATGTCTGCATTTTCCGGGCGGGCGTGCTGCGCCGGGTGGATGCCCAGGGGATCGAGTGGGAAATGGTGATCGATTCCGACGATGACCGCTCGGTCGAGGCGCTGATCAGTGCCGACCTGGCGGTGGGGGCGCTGTTGGAGGACAGTATCCCGCCGCATCTGGAGGCGATCCAGACGGGCGGGGCACTGCCGGACCTGGGCGTTCAGCGGATCAACATGTACGGCGCCGACAGCCGCAAGGACGTGCTGGGCGAGCTGGCCGACATGCTGCGGCAGGGGTTTGCCGCGACGCGGGGACCGGTGGCCGTTACGGCGTGA
- a CDS encoding helix-turn-helix domain-containing protein yields MPHPVDVHVGKRIRHRRWLVGMTQQQLAQSVGIKFQQIQKYETGANRVSASRLWDIAESLDVDVSFFFEGLASEEEAQQEHTGSVPADILGDKEALELVRSYYAIPENQRRRLFDLARVLSDVA; encoded by the coding sequence ATGCCGCACCCCGTAGATGTACATGTCGGAAAGCGTATCCGGCACCGCCGCTGGCTTGTGGGGATGACCCAGCAGCAACTCGCGCAGAGCGTGGGAATCAAGTTCCAACAGATTCAGAAGTACGAAACCGGCGCGAACCGCGTCAGCGCCTCGCGGTTGTGGGACATCGCCGAGTCGCTGGACGTGGACGTCAGTTTCTTCTTCGAAGGCCTGGCCTCGGAAGAGGAAGCCCAGCAGGAGCACACCGGGTCGGTTCCGGCCGATATCCTTGGCGACAAGGAAGCGCTGGAACTGGTACGGTCGTATTACGCGATCCCCGAGAACCAGCGCCGTCGTCTCTTCGACCTGGCCCGGGTTCTGAGCGACGTCGCTTGA
- a CDS encoding DUF1127 domain-containing protein, whose translation MAFLSVTRSRACPHTRRRASLLDLLALGRQRRKLARLDDAALRDMGLTRKEARDEAKRPVWDVPHHWIR comes from the coding sequence ATGGCCTTCCTCTCCGTCACCCGCTCCCGCGCCTGCCCGCATACCCGCCGCCGGGCCTCGCTCCTCGACCTTCTGGCGCTCGGTCGCCAGCGGCGCAAGCTCGCCCGCCTCGACGACGCCGCGCTGCGCGACATGGGACTCACCCGGAAAGAGGCCCGCGACGAGGCGAAACGGCCGGTCTGGGACGTCCCCCATCACTGGATTCGATAA
- a CDS encoding NADPH:quinone oxidoreductase family protein, whose product MRAFQVLPDAQPAAIRTVDTPEPKEGEVRLEIGACGLNFADLLMIKGEYQDTPEPPFTLGMEVAGTIEACGPGVDKALLGRRVAVFGGQGGLADYGCFPADRCVTLPDAMPFTDAAAFQVAYGTSHVALDHKARLQPGETLLVLGAAGGVGLTAVEIGKQMGATVIACARGADKLAVAEKAGADHLIDAKTEDIRERCKALGGLDVVYDPVGGDQFKSAFRACNPEARILAIGFASGEVPQIPANHLLVKNISVLGLYWGGYLKFRPQVISDSLATLFGWYADGKLKPHVSHTLPLEQTLDGLELLRTRKSTGKVVITP is encoded by the coding sequence TTGCGCGCCTTCCAGGTCCTGCCCGACGCCCAGCCCGCCGCCATCCGCACGGTCGACACACCCGAACCGAAAGAGGGCGAAGTCCGCCTCGAAATCGGCGCCTGCGGTCTCAATTTCGCCGACCTGCTGATGATCAAGGGCGAATACCAGGACACGCCCGAACCGCCCTTCACCCTCGGCATGGAAGTGGCCGGCACCATCGAGGCCTGCGGGCCGGGCGTCGACAAGGCCCTTCTCGGCCGCCGCGTCGCCGTTTTCGGCGGTCAGGGCGGGCTGGCAGACTACGGCTGCTTCCCGGCCGACCGCTGCGTCACCCTGCCCGACGCCATGCCCTTCACCGACGCCGCCGCCTTTCAGGTCGCCTATGGCACCAGCCACGTGGCGCTCGACCACAAGGCGCGGCTGCAGCCGGGCGAAACCCTTCTGGTGCTGGGCGCCGCGGGCGGCGTCGGCCTCACCGCGGTCGAGATCGGCAAGCAGATGGGCGCCACCGTCATCGCCTGCGCCCGGGGCGCCGACAAGCTGGCGGTCGCCGAAAAGGCCGGCGCCGACCACCTGATCGACGCGAAAACCGAGGATATCCGCGAACGCTGCAAGGCGCTCGGCGGGCTCGACGTGGTCTATGACCCCGTCGGCGGCGATCAGTTCAAATCCGCCTTCCGCGCCTGCAACCCCGAGGCGCGCATCCTCGCCATCGGCTTTGCCAGCGGCGAGGTGCCCCAGATCCCGGCCAATCACCTTCTGGTCAAGAACATCTCGGTGCTCGGCCTCTACTGGGGCGGCTACCTCAAGTTCCGCCCGCAGGTCATCAGCGACAGCCTCGCCACCCTCTTCGGCTGGTATGCCGACGGCAAGCTCAAACCCCATGTCAGCCACACGCTGCCGCTCGAGCAGACCCTCGACGGGCTCGAGCTTCTGCGCACCCGCAAATCCACCGGCAAGGTGGTGATCACGCCGTAA
- a CDS encoding OsmC family protein, whose protein sequence is MSEHDYTARVVWTGNRGQGTAGYRAYDRTWNVETPGKPVIRCSNDPMLGGDPTLHNPEDMLIAALSACHMLWYLHFASDAGIVVEGYSDDPLAVGETEKTGASRFLRATLRPEIVVPAGTDLDRADALHHEIGKVCFIARSVNFPVSYEARYVTG, encoded by the coding sequence ATGAGCGAACACGATTACACCGCCCGGGTGGTCTGGACGGGCAACCGGGGGCAGGGCACGGCAGGCTATCGCGCCTATGACCGGACATGGAATGTCGAGACGCCGGGCAAGCCGGTGATCCGGTGCTCGAACGATCCGATGCTGGGGGGCGATCCGACGCTGCATAATCCCGAGGACATGCTGATCGCGGCGCTCTCGGCTTGTCACATGTTGTGGTACCTGCATTTCGCCTCGGATGCGGGGATCGTCGTTGAGGGGTATTCCGACGATCCGCTGGCCGTGGGCGAGACCGAGAAAACCGGGGCGAGCCGGTTTCTGCGGGCGACGCTGCGGCCCGAGATCGTGGTGCCGGCGGGCACGGATCTGGACAGGGCGGATGCGCTTCACCACGAGATCGGCAAGGTGTGCTTCATCGCCCGGTCGGTGAATTTCCCGGTGAGCTACGAGGCGCGCTACGTCACGGGCTGA
- a CDS encoding SLC13 family permease, whose product MELVEFTQTGQALVTLGVVAVMFALFIREVYPTEVVAISGAAVLLALGLLPYEEALHVLSNPAPWTIVAMFIVMGALVRTGALEWFTQLAEAQADSRPALAIGALMAFVMAASAFVNNTPVVVVMIPVFVQLARKLDVSASKFLIPLSYAAILGGCLTLIGTSTNLLVDGVARARGLEAFTIFEVTPLAAILAVWGALYLRFVAPRLLPDRASMSTMLTERKARKFFTEAIIPPESNLIGREVNGVQLFKREGVRLVDVIRGDQSLRRNLDGVALEVGDRVVLRTQVTELLSLQRNKSLKRVDQVSAVETATVEALITPDCKMVGRRLGALRLRRRFGVYPLAVHRKDKNIGRQLDDIVVQVGDTLLLEGAPEDIQRLSTEMNLVDVSKPTERAYRRSHAPIAIGALAGIVALAAFGVAPILLLAVLAMAVVFLTRCIDADEAFSFVDGRLLALIFAMLAVATALETSGAIDLIVENFAPYIAGLPPFFIVWAVYLLTSFLAELINHAVAVVLTPVAIGLALSLGVDPRPLVVAVMIAASATFATPISYQTHMMVYGPGGYKFTDFIKVGIPLNLSIGLLASALIPFFWPL is encoded by the coding sequence ATGGAACTTGTTGAATTTACGCAGACCGGGCAGGCCCTGGTCACCCTTGGCGTGGTCGCCGTCATGTTTGCGCTGTTCATCCGCGAGGTTTATCCGACCGAGGTCGTCGCCATTTCCGGCGCGGCGGTGCTGCTGGCGCTGGGGCTGCTGCCTTACGAAGAGGCGCTGCACGTGCTGTCGAACCCCGCGCCCTGGACGATCGTCGCGATGTTCATCGTCATGGGGGCGCTGGTGCGCACCGGGGCGCTGGAATGGTTCACCCAGCTGGCCGAGGCCCAGGCCGACTCGCGCCCGGCGCTCGCCATCGGCGCACTGATGGCCTTCGTCATGGCCGCCTCGGCCTTCGTCAACAACACGCCCGTGGTGGTGGTGATGATCCCCGTCTTCGTCCAGCTCGCGCGCAAGCTCGACGTCTCGGCCAGCAAGTTCCTCATCCCGCTCAGCTATGCCGCCATCCTCGGCGGGTGTCTGACGCTGATCGGCACCTCGACCAACCTGCTGGTCGACGGCGTGGCCCGCGCCCGCGGGCTCGAGGCCTTCACCATCTTCGAGGTCACGCCGCTGGCGGCCATCCTCGCCGTGTGGGGCGCGCTCTACCTGCGCTTCGTGGCGCCACGCCTGCTGCCCGACCGGGCCAGCATGTCGACCATGCTGACCGAGCGGAAGGCCCGCAAGTTCTTCACCGAGGCGATCATCCCGCCGGAATCGAACCTCATCGGGCGCGAAGTGAACGGCGTGCAGCTCTTCAAGCGCGAGGGCGTACGCCTCGTCGACGTGATCCGCGGCGACCAGTCGCTGCGCCGCAACCTCGACGGGGTCGCGCTGGAAGTGGGCGATCGCGTCGTCCTGCGCACCCAGGTGACCGAGCTTCTCAGCCTCCAGCGCAACAAGAGCCTCAAGCGCGTCGACCAGGTCTCGGCGGTGGAAACCGCGACCGTCGAGGCCCTCATCACCCCCGACTGCAAGATGGTCGGCCGGCGCCTCGGCGCGCTGCGCCTGCGCCGCCGCTTCGGGGTCTACCCGCTGGCGGTGCACCGCAAGGACAAGAATATCGGCCGCCAGCTTGACGATATAGTCGTTCAGGTGGGCGATACCCTGCTTCTGGAAGGCGCCCCCGAAGACATTCAGCGCCTCTCGACCGAGATGAACCTCGTCGACGTCTCGAAACCCACCGAACGCGCCTACCGCCGCAGCCATGCCCCCATCGCCATCGGCGCGCTGGCGGGCATCGTGGCGCTCGCGGCCTTCGGCGTGGCGCCGATCCTGCTGCTGGCGGTGCTGGCGATGGCGGTGGTGTTCCTGACCCGCTGCATCGACGCGGACGAGGCGTTTTCCTTCGTCGATGGCCGGCTTCTGGCGCTGATCTTCGCCATGCTCGCAGTGGCCACGGCGCTGGAAACCTCCGGCGCCATCGACCTCATCGTCGAGAATTTCGCCCCCTACATCGCGGGGCTGCCCCCCTTCTTCATCGTCTGGGCAGTCTACCTGCTGACTTCGTTCCTGGCGGAACTGATCAACCACGCGGTCGCGGTGGTGCTGACGCCGGTGGCGATCGGGCTGGCCCTGTCGCTGGGTGTCGATCCGCGGCCTCTGGTGGTGGCGGTGATGATCGCGGCCTCGGCCACCTTCGCGACGCCGATCAGCTACCAGACGCACATGATGGTCTACGGGCCGGGCGGCTACAAGTTCACCGATTTCATCAAGGTGGGCATCCCGCTCAACCTGTCGATCGGGCTTCTGGCCTCGGCGCTCATCCCGTTTTTCTGGCCGCTCTGA
- the hisN gene encoding histidinol-phosphatase, with protein MNSDDIVQTAHALADAAREAILPFFRAEGLLSDNKAGTGFDPVTEADRAAERAMRDILAERRPEDSVLGEEYGESRGTSGLTWVLDPIDGTRAFLSGTPTWGVLIAVSDQTGPVYGLIDQPYTGERFEGGFGRAGMQGPHGARALGTLPGRALSEAILFTTFPEVGSAAERAGFEAVAREVKLTRFGMDCYAYALLAAGQIDMVIEAGLQPYDVQAPIAVIEAAGGIVTDWQGQPAHGGGRVLAAAAPEQHAAALEILSKVEG; from the coding sequence ATGAACTCAGACGACATAGTGCAAACGGCACACGCGCTGGCAGACGCCGCGCGTGAGGCCATTTTGCCGTTTTTCCGGGCCGAGGGCCTGCTGAGCGACAACAAGGCCGGGACAGGGTTCGACCCCGTGACCGAGGCCGACCGCGCCGCCGAACGGGCGATGCGCGATATCCTGGCCGAGCGGCGGCCGGAGGATTCCGTTCTTGGCGAGGAATATGGCGAGAGCCGGGGGACGAGCGGCCTGACATGGGTGCTCGACCCGATCGACGGGACGCGGGCCTTTTTGTCGGGCACGCCCACATGGGGTGTGCTGATTGCCGTGTCGGATCAGACCGGGCCGGTCTATGGCCTGATCGACCAGCCCTATACGGGCGAGCGGTTCGAGGGCGGCTTCGGCCGGGCCGGGATGCAGGGGCCGCACGGCGCGCGTGCCTTGGGGACGTTGCCAGGGCGAGCGCTGTCGGAGGCCATTTTGTTCACGACATTTCCGGAAGTCGGCAGCGCGGCCGAGCGGGCCGGGTTCGAGGCGGTGGCGCGAGAGGTGAAGCTGACGCGCTTCGGGATGGATTGCTATGCCTATGCGCTGTTGGCGGCGGGGCAGATCGACATGGTGATCGAGGCCGGGTTGCAGCCCTATGACGTGCAGGCCCCGATCGCGGTGATCGAGGCCGCGGGCGGGATCGTGACCGACTGGCAGGGCCAGCCGGCGCATGGCGGCGGGCGGGTGCTGGCGGCGGCGGCACCGGAGCAGCACGCGGCGGCGCTGGAGATCTTGTCGAAGGTCGAGGGGTAA
- a CDS encoding 5-formyltetrahydrofolate cyclo-ligase yields the protein MNDLTAVKAEARKAAFARRKAAHEAAPPGEAGHLAEVLAGYRGVPLSAYMAIRTEIDPLPVMAEAAAHGPVGVPVIQRKGLPLKFSRWEPGCALREGPFGAMIPETDDFFEPEILIVPLVAFDRQGGRLGYGGGFYDRTLELLRSKRATLAIGFAYAAQEVEELPLEPTDQPLDMVVTEREVISL from the coding sequence ATGAACGATCTGACAGCGGTGAAGGCGGAGGCGCGAAAGGCGGCCTTCGCCCGGCGCAAGGCGGCGCATGAGGCGGCGCCGCCGGGCGAGGCGGGGCATCTGGCGGAAGTGCTGGCGGGTTATCGCGGCGTGCCGCTCTCGGCCTACATGGCCATCCGCACCGAGATCGACCCGCTGCCGGTGATGGCGGAGGCCGCGGCCCACGGGCCGGTGGGCGTTCCGGTCATCCAACGAAAAGGCCTGCCGCTGAAGTTCTCCCGGTGGGAGCCGGGCTGCGCGCTCAGGGAAGGGCCGTTCGGGGCGATGATTCCCGAGACGGATGATTTCTTCGAGCCGGAGATCCTGATCGTGCCGCTGGTGGCCTTCGACCGTCAGGGCGGGCGGCTGGGCTATGGTGGCGGGTTCTACGACCGCACGCTGGAGCTCTTGCGCAGCAAGCGCGCGACGCTGGCCATCGGCTTCGCCTACGCCGCGCAGGAAGTCGAGGAGCTGCCGCTCGAGCCCACCGATCAGCCGCTCGACATGGTGGTGACGGAACGCGAGGTGATCAGCCTCTGA